In Rhodamnia argentea isolate NSW1041297 chromosome 4, ASM2092103v1, whole genome shotgun sequence, the following proteins share a genomic window:
- the LOC115736156 gene encoding (-)-germacrene D synthase-like isoform X5 has protein sequence MSLQISTIPSSSPVQKTSHVAERRSANFHPSVWGDYFLKYASDSNPMSSDAKAKDRIERLKGEVRKMLTDAMAKPSQKLNLIDQIQRLGIAYHFETEIDKQLEQIHRSYFEFHCGDNNDLHTIALLFRLLRQQGYTISSGKANPSLKKQVSHALNQPIHKGIPRLEAKHYIPLYQEEPSHNEVLLSLAKLDFNLLQVQHQKELGKLTRWWTDLDVERKFPFARDRLVEMYLWMSGVYFEPNYEAAREILIKVVCILSIIDDIYDVYGTLEELELFTKAIERWDIDAKDGLPEYMQACHKTVLDLYDEIGYELARKGRSYRLFYAKEAMKRQVRAYFTEAKWFHQSHIPMMEEYMPIALATSAMEFVLVTLLLGMGDIVTEDAFDWLLHGDSKIVKAVKVVGRLIDDIAGHKFEQERGHAATSVECFMKQHGVTEEKAKEELRKQVADAWNDINEGLRLPTIVPRPLLVRFLNFTRAMHVVYKDEKDLYTHAETKFKEHATSLYVNPLPM, from the exons ATGTCTCTTCAGATTTCAACAATCCCATCTTCTTCTCCTGTTCAAAAAACAAGCCACGTTGCTGAACGCCGATCAGCAAATTTTCATCCGTCCGTATGGGGggattattttctcaaatatgctTCCGATTCCAACCCAATG AGTTCTGATGCCAAAGCAAAGGATCGAATTGAGAGATTGAAAGGAGAAGTGAGGAAGATGTTGACAGATGCAATGGCTAAGCCTTCGCAGAAATTGAACTTGATCGATCAAATCCAACGCTTAGGAATTGCCTACCATTTTGAAACTGAGATAGATAAGCAGCTGGAACAAATCCACAGAAGCTATTTCGAATTTCACTGTGGCGATAACAACGATCTGCACACGATCGCTCTTCTCTTTCGATTGTTGAGACAACAAGGTTACACAATTTCAAGTG GAAAAGCAAACCCTAGTCTCAAAAAACAAGTGAGTCACGCCCTAAACCAGCCAATCCACAAGGGAATACCAAGGCTAGAGGCGAAGCATTACATTCCACTCTACCAAGAGGAGCCTTCGCATAATGAAGTCCTGCTATCTTTAGCTAAACTCGATTTCAACTTATTGCAAGTGCAACACCAGAAGGAACTCGGCAAGCTTACAAG GTGGTGGACGGATTTAGACGTAGAAAGGAAGTTCCCATTTGCTAGAGATAGGCTTGTGGAGATGTATCTCTGGATGTCAGGAGTTTATTTCGAGCCGAATTATGAAGCCGCTAGGGAAATACTAATCAAGGTGGTCTGCATACTTTCCATTATCGACGACATCTATGATGTCTATGGCACATTGGAAGAACTGGAACTCTTCACGAAAGCAATAGAAAG GTGGGACATCGATGCCAAAGATGGATTGCCAGAGTACATGCAAGCATGTCACAAGACAGTTCTTGATTTGTATGATGAAATTGGCTATGAATTGGCTAGAAAAGGACGATCATACCGCCTCTTCTATGCGAAAGAAGCA ATGAAAAGACAAGTGAGAGCATACTTCACTGAAGCCAAATGGTTCCACCAAAGCCACATACCGATGATGGAGGAGTACATGCCCATTGCATTAGCAACCTCTGCTATGGAATTTGTACTGGTGACGTTGTTGCTGGGAATGGGAGATATCGTAACAGAAGATGCTTTTGACTGGCTGTTACACGGTGACTCTAAGATAGTGAAGGCTGTGAAAGTAGTTGGTCGGCTCATAGATGACATTGCCGGACACAAG TTTGAGCAAGAGAGAGGTCATGCGGCAACCTCAGTGGAGTGTTTCATGAAACAACATGGGGTTACTGAGGAAAAGGCAAAGGAGGAACTCCGTAAACAGGTGGCTGATGCATGGAATGACATTAACGAAGGGCTGCGCCTCCCGACCATCGTTCCCAGGCCACTCCTTGTGCGATTTCTCAATTTTACACGTGCCATGCATGTGGTGTATAAAGATGAGAAAGATCTCTACACTCATGCTGAGACCAAGTTCAAGGAGCATGCGACTTCTCTGTACGTCAACCCATTGCCAATGTGA
- the LOC115736156 gene encoding (-)-germacrene D synthase-like isoform X4 has protein sequence MSLQISAIPSSSAQDASQFAVRRSANFHPGIWGDYFLKYASDSSSMSSDAKAKDRIERLKGEVRKMLTDAMAKPSQKLNLIDQIQRLGIAYHFETEIDKQLEQIHRSYFEFHCGDNNDLHTIALLFRLLRQQGYTISSEIFNKFKDSEGNFSNSLITDVQGLLSLFEACHLRFHGDDILNDALAFTITHLESVDEGKANPSLKKQVSHALNQPIHKGIPRLEAKHYIPLYQEEPSHNEVLLSLAKLDFNLLQVQHQKELGKLTRWWTDLDVERKFPFARDRLVEMYLWMSGVYFEPNYEAAREILIKVVCILSIIDDIYDVYGTLEELELFTKAIERWDIDAKDGLPEYMQACHKTVLDLYDEIGYELARKGRSYRLFYAKEAMKRQVRAYFTEAKWFHQSHIPMMEEYMPIALATSAMEFVLVTLLLGMGDIVTEDAFDWLLHGDSKIVKAVKVVGRLIDDIAGHKFEQERGHAATSVECFMKQHGVTEEKAKEELRKQVADAWNDINEGLRLPTIVPRPLLVRFLNFTRAMHVVYKDEKDLYTHAETKFKEHATSLYVNPLPM, from the exons AGTTCTGATGCCAAAGCAAAGGATCGAATTGAGAGATTGAAAGGAGAAGTGAGGAAGATGTTGACAGATGCAATGGCTAAGCCTTCGCAGAAATTGAACTTGATCGATCAAATCCAACGCTTAGGAATTGCCTACCATTTTGAAACTGAGATAGATAAGCAGCTGGAACAAATCCACAGAAGCTATTTCGAATTTCACTGTGGCGATAACAACGATCTGCACACGATCGCTCTTCTCTTTCGATTGTTGAGACAACAAGGTTACACAATTTCAAGTG AAATCTTTAACAAGTTCAAGGATAGCGAAGGTAATTTCAGCAATTCACTCATCACCGACGTGCAGGGACTACTTAGTCTATTTGAAGCTTGCCATCTTCGGTTTCATGGCGATGATATATTGAATGATGCACTTGCTTTTACTATAACTCACCTCGAATCAGTTGATGAAGGAAAAGCAAACCCTAGTCTCAAAAAACAAGTGAGTCACGCCCTAAACCAGCCAATCCACAAGGGAATACCAAGGCTAGAGGCGAAGCATTACATTCCACTCTACCAAGAGGAGCCTTCGCATAATGAAGTCCTGCTATCTTTAGCTAAACTCGATTTCAACTTATTGCAAGTGCAACACCAGAAGGAACTCGGCAAGCTTACAAG GTGGTGGACGGATTTAGACGTAGAAAGGAAGTTCCCATTTGCTAGAGATAGGCTTGTGGAGATGTATCTCTGGATGTCAGGAGTTTATTTCGAGCCGAATTATGAAGCCGCTAGGGAAATACTAATCAAGGTGGTCTGCATACTTTCCATTATCGACGACATCTATGATGTCTATGGCACATTGGAAGAACTGGAACTCTTCACGAAAGCAATAGAAAG GTGGGACATCGATGCCAAAGATGGATTGCCAGAGTACATGCAAGCATGTCACAAGACAGTTCTTGATTTGTATGATGAAATTGGCTATGAATTGGCTAGAAAAGGACGATCATACCGCCTCTTCTATGCGAAAGAAGCA ATGAAAAGACAAGTGAGAGCATACTTCACTGAAGCCAAATGGTTCCACCAAAGCCACATACCGATGATGGAGGAGTACATGCCCATTGCATTAGCAACCTCTGCTATGGAATTTGTACTGGTGACGTTGTTGCTGGGAATGGGAGATATCGTAACAGAAGATGCTTTTGACTGGCTGTTACACGGTGACTCTAAGATAGTGAAGGCTGTGAAAGTAGTTGGTCGGCTCATAGATGACATTGCCGGACACAAG TTTGAGCAAGAGAGAGGTCATGCGGCAACCTCAGTGGAGTGTTTCATGAAACAACATGGGGTTACTGAGGAAAAGGCAAAGGAGGAACTCCGTAAACAGGTGGCTGATGCATGGAATGACATTAACGAAGGGCTGCGCCTCCCGACCATCGTTCCCAGGCCACTCCTTGTGCGATTTCTCAATTTTACACGTGCCATGCATGTGGTGTATAAAGATGAGAAAGATCTCTACACTCATGCTGAGACCAAGTTCAAGGAGCATGCGACTTCTCTGTACGTCAACCCATTGCCAATGTGA
- the LOC115736156 gene encoding (-)-germacrene D synthase-like isoform X1 — MSLQISTIPSSSPVQKTSHVAERRSANFHPSVWGDYFLKYASDSNPMSSDAKAKDRIERLKGEVRKMLTDAMAKPSQKLNLIDQIQRLGIAYHFETEIDKQLEQIHRSYFEFHCGDNNDLHTIALLFRLLRQQGYTISSEIFNKFKDSEGNFSNSLITDVQGLLSLFEACHLRFHGDDILNDALAFTITHLESVDEGKANPSLKKQVSHALNQPIHKGIPRLEAKHYIPLYQEEPSHNEVLLSLAKLDFNLLQVQHQKELGKLTRWWTDLDVERKFPFARDRLVEMYLWMSGVYFEPNYEAAREILIKVVCILSIIDDIYDVYGTLEELELFTKAIERWDIDAKDGLPEYMQACHKTVLDLYDEIGYELARKGRSYRLFYAKEAMKRQVRAYFTEAKWFHQSHIPMMEEYMPIALATSAMEFVLVTLLLGMGDIVTEDAFDWLLHGDSKIVKAVKVVGRLIDDIAGHKFEQERGHAATSVECFMKQHGVTEEKAKEELRKQVADAWNDINEGLRLPTIVPRPLLVRFLNFTRAMHVVYKDEKDLYTHAETKFKEHATSLYVNPLPM; from the exons ATGTCTCTTCAGATTTCAACAATCCCATCTTCTTCTCCTGTTCAAAAAACAAGCCACGTTGCTGAACGCCGATCAGCAAATTTTCATCCGTCCGTATGGGGggattattttctcaaatatgctTCCGATTCCAACCCAATG AGTTCTGATGCCAAAGCAAAGGATCGAATTGAGAGATTGAAAGGAGAAGTGAGGAAGATGTTGACAGATGCAATGGCTAAGCCTTCGCAGAAATTGAACTTGATCGATCAAATCCAACGCTTAGGAATTGCCTACCATTTTGAAACTGAGATAGATAAGCAGCTGGAACAAATCCACAGAAGCTATTTCGAATTTCACTGTGGCGATAACAACGATCTGCACACGATCGCTCTTCTCTTTCGATTGTTGAGACAACAAGGTTACACAATTTCAAGTG AAATCTTTAACAAGTTCAAGGATAGCGAAGGTAATTTCAGCAATTCACTCATCACCGACGTGCAGGGACTACTTAGTCTATTTGAAGCTTGCCATCTTCGGTTTCATGGCGATGATATATTGAATGATGCACTTGCTTTTACTATAACTCACCTCGAATCAGTTGATGAAGGAAAAGCAAACCCTAGTCTCAAAAAACAAGTGAGTCACGCCCTAAACCAGCCAATCCACAAGGGAATACCAAGGCTAGAGGCGAAGCATTACATTCCACTCTACCAAGAGGAGCCTTCGCATAATGAAGTCCTGCTATCTTTAGCTAAACTCGATTTCAACTTATTGCAAGTGCAACACCAGAAGGAACTCGGCAAGCTTACAAG GTGGTGGACGGATTTAGACGTAGAAAGGAAGTTCCCATTTGCTAGAGATAGGCTTGTGGAGATGTATCTCTGGATGTCAGGAGTTTATTTCGAGCCGAATTATGAAGCCGCTAGGGAAATACTAATCAAGGTGGTCTGCATACTTTCCATTATCGACGACATCTATGATGTCTATGGCACATTGGAAGAACTGGAACTCTTCACGAAAGCAATAGAAAG GTGGGACATCGATGCCAAAGATGGATTGCCAGAGTACATGCAAGCATGTCACAAGACAGTTCTTGATTTGTATGATGAAATTGGCTATGAATTGGCTAGAAAAGGACGATCATACCGCCTCTTCTATGCGAAAGAAGCA ATGAAAAGACAAGTGAGAGCATACTTCACTGAAGCCAAATGGTTCCACCAAAGCCACATACCGATGATGGAGGAGTACATGCCCATTGCATTAGCAACCTCTGCTATGGAATTTGTACTGGTGACGTTGTTGCTGGGAATGGGAGATATCGTAACAGAAGATGCTTTTGACTGGCTGTTACACGGTGACTCTAAGATAGTGAAGGCTGTGAAAGTAGTTGGTCGGCTCATAGATGACATTGCCGGACACAAG TTTGAGCAAGAGAGAGGTCATGCGGCAACCTCAGTGGAGTGTTTCATGAAACAACATGGGGTTACTGAGGAAAAGGCAAAGGAGGAACTCCGTAAACAGGTGGCTGATGCATGGAATGACATTAACGAAGGGCTGCGCCTCCCGACCATCGTTCCCAGGCCACTCCTTGTGCGATTTCTCAATTTTACACGTGCCATGCATGTGGTGTATAAAGATGAGAAAGATCTCTACACTCATGCTGAGACCAAGTTCAAGGAGCATGCGACTTCTCTGTACGTCAACCCATTGCCAATGTGA